The Avibacterium sp. 20-132 genome segment ATGCGGCGGATAACTCAATCACAATCAAACATTACCATTGCCCGCATTTCTAAGCCGCCTATGCGGCGGATAACAATAATAGCTTGCCGTTTTTCACTGTGGCTATTTTCTAAGCCGCCTATGCGGCGGATAACTTCTGCTTCGCTCCAACGTGCGCCTGTGGCAATTTCTAAGCCGCCTATGCGGCGGATAACATAATAATTGCCGTCTGTGGTTATCTCATTAATTTCTAAGCCGCCTATGCGGCGGATAACTTATCAAAATTTCCCCTGCTGAACAGGGGAAATTTCTAAGCCGCCTATGCGGCGGATAACTGCAATTTTTGCCGTGCAAATGCCCTAGCTGCAAAGGTTTGCCCCGATTTTATTGTGTTTACCCCATATTTTTCTCCTTATTTTTAACTCATTGTTTTTGTTTGATTTGTTAAATTGCTCGCAAAAAAGGGTCTGCTGCCTGAAATGCTCACCAATGCGGTACGGTGCTGCCTTGATGGCTAAGCCCATAGCTGTTGTAGCTGCCATGAACGGCGGCATCAGCTGGTTTTTGCAGAATTACAAGCGGATAGGGTTGGGCGTTGGTCTCACTCGTCATTCTGATAAAGGGCGGGTGAAGCTCTGCTCTGCGGTGGGTTTTGCAATGTGTCAGTGCCTCTTCATAGCTGATTTGGCGGCGTTTTGCGTGGGCTTTGGCCTGCTGGTCAATTGGGCGGAAACGGTAGCGTTTAACCGTAACTGGCACTGCGTGGTTAGGCACGGCAGCTGGCTTTTTGATGTGGATATAGTCCGTCAATCTTGCCAGCCATTTTTCTAAATTCAGCGTTGCAAGGGTCGCCTCATCTGGAGCGATGAGGCGGATTTGATTGCCGAGGCTATGTTGCCCCAGTTCATAGCGGGGAAAACTCACCCCGATGCGGTTCATGCCTTCACGGTTCTGCACATCAGCCAAACCAATGTGCAGTTGTTTGTAGAGGGCTTCCCAAAGGGCGTGCAGCGGTATTTCTGCTGAGGGAAGCAGGGTAAGCTCTTGGTAAATCATGGTTACTCCTTACCGCTTTCACCAAAGACGCCACCACGGATAAGAATCGCGATAACGTAGTGTTGCTCATCTTTTTTGGGGGCTTTGCCTTCTTTTATCCAAGGGTCAAACAGGCTGTAAAAATCTTGTTTGTCTTTTGGCTGGCGGTAGGCGGTACCCAGTGTGGTAACCGCACCATAGGGTTCGGCGGCAATGGGGAATGCTGCGTTGGGATACCAGTTATCTATGGTGCGGATGGCGTTGCCAATTTTTTGCGAATGGATACCTGCTTGATTTTGTTCACGTCCGACGGTGTAGAGGATTTTGCTTTTGTTTTTGCCCGTGTCTAGCACCAGTTCTTGGCTTGGGAAGACTTCTTGTCCGTTGCCGATGTTGGCTTGGGCTTCAACCTGCAAGAGGGTAAAGGCTTCGCCGTTAAATCCTGCTTCTATCCAAGCGGCAAGCTTTGTCAAATCTGGGCTTGCAAAGTCAAAATCATTGAGCGAAATATCACGGGCTTGGTTAAAGGTTAAGGTGTCCTCACCGTTTTTGATGGTTACGGTGATGCTTTCGGCACCGATACGGTTACGCCACAGCCAACGGGCGTTAATCAGGTTGATGGCATAGCGTTTGGCAAGTTCGGCAAAACCTTGTTCTTGTTTGTACTGGGCAACGGTTTCTTCTAATGCTGCCTGAAAGTCTTGGTTGTTGCAGACACTGGGTTTGCCCGTAAAGGGTAAGATTTTGCAGGTAAAGCTGGCAATGAGGGTATCGCAGTCTTCATTTAAGAAGGCGGCATCTACACGCTGCAGGTTGGCTTTTTCAATTTCTGCATCAAGTTTCGCAGGGTTGCTGGCAATCGCATTTTTTAAGCGGTTGCTGATGGTGCCGCGTACGGATTTTTCCCGCACGATAACGGGTTCTTTGACCGCATTTTCTTTTTGGCTGTTCGTTTGCCAGAGATAGGCGTCAGAAATATCAATTTTGCGTTCAAAGGCGAGTACGGTAACTTTGCTGTCAATTTTTGCCATGATGTTTTCCTCTTAAGGCTGTTGGACAAGATAAAGATTGTGTTCGGCATCATAGGTTTGATACCAAAAGGCGTGTTGTAAGTCGGCAATACGGTTCGGGAAGACCCATTTGCCAAGACTGTAAATGGTTTCAACGTATTGAGCTGGGTATTCGGGGTTGCGGCTGTTGTTGAGTTTGCCTGCTGCTATCACAGGGCTGATGCCTTGATAGCCAACAGGAATCGGCACAAGCCAGCCACGTCCTGTTTTAATGCTTTCACTGTGCCATGTACCGTCATCATCTGGAATTTGGTGGATAACAGCGGTTTCAATCAGCGCATCAAGGGGCGAGAGCTGTTTTTCTTCGCAAATGGTGGTCAGTTCTTCGTGGGCATTCATCAAAATGAAAGCAGGCAGAAAATCTTTTTTGCATTCATTGATGGTTTCGCTGTAGCTAACAGGGGCTTTGGCATCAATGCCAACCACGCTGCCGCCAGCTATCCGTTGCTGCTGAATTTTTTCAGCGATAAAACGTTTTAAGCCGTCCATCTGCTGCTGTTCAAAGTTGCCGTAAATGCCAATGGCAAGGCTGACGGTGAGATGGCAGCGTCCTGATTCAATAATGGCGGCACTGCTGCCGTCTTTTAAAATCGGATTGCGTGTTTGGTTAAAACTGTAGTTGCTGTAACGGCTGTCGCGGTAACGCTGGATATGGATATCACGGCAGGCAATCAGCGTGCCATCTAACCGCAGATGGGAAAAATCTTGGCTTTGGGCAAGGGTGCGGCTTAAGGCATGTACGGCACCGACAAAGCCGCTGATGGCAGGGAATCCATAGGTGAGCGGACTTGACAGGGTATTGGCATTCTCAATACGCAAATTTTTAATAATCAGGTAGCCTGCCTGCGGATAATTGGGGTAAATGTGGCTCATTGAAATACTCCTTCACCAAGACGCTGTGAGGCTTTAATGGCATCTTCAATCGCAGTTTTCCAATACAGATATTCTGGTGTACCAAAATCACTGCTTTGGATTTGGCCGTCTTTTTCAAAGATTTCTTTCAGGCTGCTTTGCAACCAATCGGCGAATTGTGTAGCAACAACATTTTGCCAGTCCTCTTCTTCACGGTCTTGCTGGTGGTCTTCATCGGGATTGTTTGGATCAAGCCAGAGGCTTTGCTCAAAATTAAGTTTGCTATCCTCGCTCCAGCCTGCAGGCTGCTGCTGTATGGCGGCTGCGATGGCAAAGGTTTCCATCAGGATTTCGGCAAGTAAATCATCACGTTGTTCACGCAAAGAAACGTTGTTGCGTCTGTCTTTGATAATTTCAGCCAGCCTTTTGATTTTATAACGCATTTTATGGCGGTAAGCACGGCTTTTAAATAAGCTGCTGTCGTGCTTGGTAAGCTGCACCGTTCCAAAGGCCCGTTTTTGAAAAATAGGCGGAATAGACGGCAGAAGATATTGGCGGCCGCCCTGACGGCTGTTAAGCAGGCTGATGTTCTGCGGCTTAGTACCGCCAAGCTGGGTTGCGGCAAGATTTTGCAGTTCTTGATAAGGGGCTTGCGGTTTGTCTGGGTGTTTGTAGCGGTTTTCGCGTGCGGTTTTTTGCTCATCACTATAACGGCGGTGATTGATGTTGAGATAGACCTCATGGGTTAATTTGGAAGGGTGCAGCGGTACCAGTGTGCAATATTCGTTTTCATCGGGGTGGATTGCCCAGAGGATTTGCTTGTTGCGTTCGTGGGTACTTGGCGTATCGGGCTGGGCGGTTAAGCAGCGGTAAAATACTTGCTGATAGTGCTTGGAGTGTTCAGCATCTGTACCAAAACAGCCGTGAAGTGCAGGCAGTTGGGCAAGAATCACATCACGCATCAGGTATGACCCGCTGACGGGCTGTTCAAAAAAGGCGGCTAACGGCAGTGCGGCGGCATTACCGCTGGCATCAAGCTGTGTACTGTCTATGCTGTGCGTGCCGATATAGCTGTGTACTGAGCTGCCGCTAAAGATAATGTTGTCGCCTTTGGCATCGCTGTGAATGCCTTTAGAGGTGTGGGTGCCAAAATTTAACTGCCCCGCCATTTTTTCAGCAGCCTGAAACCAATGGTCTGCTTGGTATTTTTCTTGAATCGGACGCAGGGCTTCACGGGCTTCGGCAATGGCGATGGGATCATTTTCTTGCTCAGCTTTGGCAAGCTGTTTTTGTTCTTTTTCGCTTTTCTTGTGGTATTGGGCGGTTAAAAAGGCGTTGATTGCCTCTTTAATCTGTTCAGCGGTGATGGTGTTCATAGAAGACCTCGTTTGTAATCTGCTTGATGGTGTATATACTAAGTCAAAAAAATCAGGTTATCAACCATTGTTTTTTTATTTTTAATAAAAATTGGTTTTTTGTCTTGGTAAGCCTTTTGTGC includes the following:
- the cas6f gene encoding type I-F CRISPR-associated endoribonuclease Cas6/Csy4 — protein: MIYQELTLLPSAEIPLHALWEALYKQLHIGLADVQNREGMNRIGVSFPRYELGQHSLGNQIRLIAPDEATLATLNLEKWLARLTDYIHIKKPAAVPNHAVPVTVKRYRFRPIDQQAKAHAKRRQISYEEALTHCKTHRRAELHPPFIRMTSETNAQPYPLVILQKPADAAVHGSYNSYGLSHQGSTVPHW
- the csy3 gene encoding type I-F CRISPR-associated protein Csy3, whose translation is MAKIDSKVTVLAFERKIDISDAYLWQTNSQKENAVKEPVIVREKSVRGTISNRLKNAIASNPAKLDAEIEKANLQRVDAAFLNEDCDTLIASFTCKILPFTGKPSVCNNQDFQAALEETVAQYKQEQGFAELAKRYAINLINARWLWRNRIGAESITVTIKNGEDTLTFNQARDISLNDFDFASPDLTKLAAWIEAGFNGEAFTLLQVEAQANIGNGQEVFPSQELVLDTGKNKSKILYTVGREQNQAGIHSQKIGNAIRTIDNWYPNAAFPIAAEPYGAVTTLGTAYRQPKDKQDFYSLFDPWIKEGKAPKKDEQHYVIAILIRGGVFGESGKE
- the csy2 gene encoding type I-F CRISPR-associated protein Csy2 translates to MSHIYPNYPQAGYLIIKNLRIENANTLSSPLTYGFPAISGFVGAVHALSRTLAQSQDFSHLRLDGTLIACRDIHIQRYRDSRYSNYSFNQTRNPILKDGSSAAIIESGRCHLTVSLAIGIYGNFEQQQMDGLKRFIAEKIQQQRIAGGSVVGIDAKAPVSYSETINECKKDFLPAFILMNAHEELTTICEEKQLSPLDALIETAVIHQIPDDDGTWHSESIKTGRGWLVPIPVGYQGISPVIAAGKLNNSRNPEYPAQYVETIYSLGKWVFPNRIADLQHAFWYQTYDAEHNLYLVQQP
- the csy1 gene encoding type I-F CRISPR-associated protein Csy1, with amino-acid sequence MNTITAEQIKEAINAFLTAQYHKKSEKEQKQLAKAEQENDPIAIAEAREALRPIQEKYQADHWFQAAEKMAGQLNFGTHTSKGIHSDAKGDNIIFSGSSVHSYIGTHSIDSTQLDASGNAAALPLAAFFEQPVSGSYLMRDVILAQLPALHGCFGTDAEHSKHYQQVFYRCLTAQPDTPSTHERNKQILWAIHPDENEYCTLVPLHPSKLTHEVYLNINHRRYSDEQKTARENRYKHPDKPQAPYQELQNLAATQLGGTKPQNISLLNSRQGGRQYLLPSIPPIFQKRAFGTVQLTKHDSSLFKSRAYRHKMRYKIKRLAEIIKDRRNNVSLREQRDDLLAEILMETFAIAAAIQQQPAGWSEDSKLNFEQSLWLDPNNPDEDHQQDREEEDWQNVVATQFADWLQSSLKEIFEKDGQIQSSDFGTPEYLYWKTAIEDAIKASQRLGEGVFQ